A genomic window from Arthrobacter globiformis includes:
- a CDS encoding MurR/RpiR family transcriptional regulator, whose amino-acid sequence MNANTAGLEAGTETGAVPASHAWLGDALPDLPLSKAQSRVVDVIARNPQLSSYADIAEIAQRADVNNSTVVRAAQHLGYRGWPDLQRELRSRYLVMISTEDTLTEHGEHRSPLHDALNHDIENLRLTLDSNTADDAEAAIATMAAAKSIIVLGLGSFAGPASVMAHLGSTMGYPITLENRGAVHLASSANALGPGDVLVVINMWRSMRQIIVTAEAAKQAGAKVVAISDMRRGRLAAVADHLLVVASEGISFFQSVTAANSLVYGLLAGMEAAHPERSRAAIRRTQQLWKDLDIYLD is encoded by the coding sequence TTGAACGCCAACACAGCCGGCCTGGAAGCCGGCACAGAAACCGGCGCGGTCCCCGCCTCCCATGCGTGGCTCGGCGACGCGCTTCCGGACCTTCCGCTGTCCAAGGCCCAAAGCCGAGTGGTCGATGTGATTGCGCGCAACCCGCAGCTTTCCTCGTACGCAGACATCGCGGAGATCGCCCAGCGGGCCGACGTCAACAATTCGACAGTGGTCCGCGCGGCCCAGCACCTGGGCTACCGGGGATGGCCGGACCTCCAGCGCGAACTGCGGTCCCGCTACCTGGTGATGATCTCCACCGAGGACACCCTGACCGAGCACGGGGAACACCGCAGTCCCCTGCATGACGCGCTCAACCACGACATCGAGAACCTGCGCCTGACCCTGGACTCGAACACGGCCGACGACGCCGAGGCGGCCATCGCCACCATGGCGGCGGCCAAGTCCATCATCGTCCTTGGGCTGGGCTCGTTCGCCGGCCCCGCCAGCGTGATGGCCCATCTGGGCTCGACCATGGGATACCCCATCACCCTCGAGAACCGCGGCGCCGTCCACCTCGCCTCCAGCGCCAACGCCTTGGGCCCCGGGGATGTCCTGGTGGTCATCAATATGTGGCGCTCGATGCGGCAGATCATCGTCACCGCCGAAGCCGCGAAACAGGCGGGCGCCAAGGTCGTCGCCATCAGCGATATGCGCCGCGGGCGCCTGGCGGCCGTGGCCGACCACCTCCTGGTGGTGGCATCGGAGGGCATCTCCTTCTTCCAGTCCGTCACTGCCGCAAACTCACTGGTCTACGGCCTGCTCGCGGGCATGGAGGCGGCGCACCCCGAGCGCAGCCGTGCAGCCATCCGCCGCACCCAGCAGCTGTGGAAAGACCT
- a CDS encoding sensor domain-containing protein has protein sequence MAGEHRDDLVMQSLLLDEIGQSVIGMDGDWRITYWNRASERLYGLGPDKVLGLKITDLGIIGGAEVRGGGATDREIANRVARGGDWAGELWARHSTGREFPVHATVSRIRGRHTVPVAVVAISKDITDRKHTEAILRRLSAMVESSGDAIIGADLTGKITSWNAGAARMLGWSSWEAVGQSHGLVTADDGAYFGTEVTSGSGSGAFVTGVEARWRCKDGSVIDVELTVSPVYDQDGIRVGASAIARDITEIQRLKAAADAERERLLAAQEMAHVGSVEHTVATGETWHSEEFDRILGISAGDRKDREAILARTHPDDRDRVREVWESLDHGLGFADFEYRIVRPSGEQRWLHSRIRSINSADGTPVRFLDTVLDITDRKNAEQILEWQARHDALTGLPNRYMVTEVLQNFLDRTARPVVMFVDVDRFKLINDGIGHGAGDMILVQLGERLKAAVRDGDTVGRFGGDEFVVICEGLQMCGAQDLAERIRDATRRPFDVDGRQIYLNVSVGIALADVEDTAESMLQGRTPPCTGPSPPAGIRQRSTMSA, from the coding sequence ATGGCTGGGGAACATCGCGACGATTTGGTGATGCAGTCGCTGCTGCTGGACGAGATCGGTCAATCGGTCATCGGCATGGACGGCGACTGGCGCATCACGTACTGGAACCGCGCGTCGGAGCGGCTGTACGGGTTGGGTCCGGACAAGGTTCTGGGGCTGAAGATCACGGACCTGGGCATCATCGGCGGCGCCGAGGTCCGCGGCGGCGGCGCCACCGACCGCGAAATCGCCAACAGGGTGGCCCGCGGCGGGGACTGGGCCGGCGAACTTTGGGCCCGCCACAGCACCGGCCGTGAATTCCCCGTCCACGCGACGGTCAGCCGGATCAGGGGCCGGCACACCGTGCCCGTAGCCGTTGTCGCGATCTCGAAGGACATCACGGACCGCAAGCACACCGAGGCCATCCTGCGCAGGCTCTCGGCCATGGTCGAATCCTCCGGCGATGCCATCATCGGCGCCGACCTCACCGGGAAGATCACCAGCTGGAATGCGGGGGCGGCGAGGATGCTCGGCTGGAGCTCCTGGGAAGCTGTGGGACAGAGCCACGGGCTGGTAACGGCCGACGACGGCGCCTACTTCGGCACGGAGGTCACCTCCGGTTCGGGGAGCGGGGCGTTTGTTACCGGTGTGGAGGCCCGGTGGCGCTGCAAGGACGGGTCGGTGATCGACGTCGAACTGACCGTGTCCCCTGTCTACGACCAGGACGGCATCAGGGTGGGGGCATCCGCCATTGCCAGGGACATCACGGAGATCCAGCGGCTGAAGGCCGCGGCCGATGCCGAACGTGAGCGGCTGCTGGCTGCCCAGGAGATGGCCCATGTTGGAAGTGTCGAGCACACCGTTGCCACCGGTGAGACGTGGCATTCGGAGGAATTCGACCGGATCCTGGGAATCTCCGCCGGGGACCGGAAGGACCGGGAAGCCATCCTGGCGCGGACGCACCCCGATGACCGGGACCGTGTCCGCGAAGTGTGGGAGAGTCTCGACCACGGGCTCGGTTTCGCAGACTTTGAATACCGGATCGTTCGGCCCAGCGGCGAACAGCGTTGGCTGCATTCACGGATCCGGAGCATTAACAGCGCCGACGGCACCCCTGTCCGGTTCCTGGACACTGTCCTGGACATCACCGACCGGAAGAACGCTGAACAGATTCTCGAGTGGCAGGCGCGCCATGACGCCCTGACCGGCCTGCCGAACCGGTACATGGTCACGGAGGTCCTGCAGAATTTTCTGGACCGGACCGCCCGGCCGGTGGTGATGTTCGTCGACGTCGACCGCTTCAAGCTCATCAACGACGGCATTGGCCACGGCGCCGGCGACATGATCCTCGTGCAGTTGGGCGAGCGGCTGAAGGCCGCCGTTCGGGATGGCGACACGGTGGGCCGGTTCGGCGGCGACGAATTCGTGGTGATCTGTGAGGGCCTGCAGATGTGCGGCGCGCAGGATCTGGCCGAACGGATCAGGGATGCGACCCGGCGGCCTTTCGACGTGGACGGCCGGCAGATCTACCTCAATGTCAGCGTGGGCATCGCCCTTGCGGACGTCGAGGATACCGCCGAGTCCATGCTGCAGGGGCGGACGCCGCCATGTACCGGGCCAAGTCCGCCGGCGGGGATTCGTCAGCGATCTACGATGTCCGCATGA
- a CDS encoding type I restriction endonuclease encodes MEFAERLTALAAKVRQQRSQIETEEATKNAFVMPFISTILGYDVFNPLEVVPEFTADVGVKKGEKIDYAIMHGGTVQILIECKKSKEPLRIEHASQLFRYFAVTNARIAILTNGEVYQFFTDLDAPNRMDAKPFLVLDLNEVDETLIPELMKLSKDVFDLDSIISAAGELKYIGAIKRVIASEFKQPEDDWIKFLTAKVYEGPYTQKVREQFTGLVTKATKQFLNDQVNERLKTALGAPNFPMASDPEIAATVTSEKSAEDDLIETGIETTLEELEGFHIVRAIVCGDVKPARVVQRDAKSYFAVLLDDNNRKPIARLHFNRVQKYLGVFDESKTETRIPINSLDEIYEHADILRSSVRSYLES; translated from the coding sequence ATGGAGTTTGCTGAACGACTGACCGCGCTGGCAGCAAAAGTGCGACAGCAGAGGTCACAGATCGAGACGGAAGAGGCAACGAAGAACGCCTTCGTGATGCCCTTCATCTCGACGATTCTTGGCTACGACGTTTTCAATCCTTTGGAAGTCGTGCCGGAATTTACGGCTGATGTCGGCGTGAAAAAGGGAGAAAAGATCGACTATGCCATCATGCATGGTGGCACGGTGCAGATCCTCATCGAGTGCAAGAAATCCAAAGAGCCCCTGAGGATTGAGCACGCCTCCCAACTCTTCCGCTACTTCGCGGTGACGAATGCCCGTATCGCCATTCTGACCAACGGCGAGGTGTACCAGTTCTTCACTGACCTGGATGCGCCGAACCGTATGGACGCGAAGCCGTTCCTCGTCCTGGACCTCAACGAGGTTGACGAGACCCTCATCCCCGAGTTGATGAAACTGTCCAAGGACGTCTTTGACCTTGACTCGATCATCAGTGCAGCCGGTGAACTGAAGTACATAGGGGCAATCAAGCGAGTCATCGCATCGGAGTTCAAGCAGCCTGAGGATGACTGGATCAAATTCCTGACGGCGAAGGTCTATGAGGGGCCGTACACCCAGAAGGTCAGGGAACAGTTCACGGGCCTGGTGACTAAGGCGACCAAGCAGTTCCTCAATGATCAGGTCAACGAACGATTGAAGACGGCACTGGGTGCTCCGAATTTTCCTATGGCAAGTGACCCTGAGATCGCTGCCACTGTCACCAGCGAGAAATCGGCGGAGGACGACCTGATCGAGACCGGGATCGAGACCACACTGGAAGAGCTGGAAGGTTTCCATATCGTCCGGGCAATTGTGTGCGGCGACGTTAAGCCTGCGCGAGTCGTGCAGCGCGATGCGAAGTCCTACTTTGCGGTTCTGCTCGATGACAACAACAGGAAGCCGATTGCCCGGTTGCACTTCAACCGTGTCCAGAAGTATCTGGGTGTGTTCGATGAAAGCAAGACTGAGACGCGTATCCCGATCAACTCGCTGGACGAGATCTACGAGCACGCAGACATTCTGCGCAGCAGCGTTCGTAGCTATCTTGAGTCATAA
- a CDS encoding bifunctional 4-hydroxy-2-oxoglutarate aldolase/2-dehydro-3-deoxy-phosphogluconate aldolase has translation MLRLENPGTASRPAPSALLRETRAVAVLRARHASDYAPVIEALQRGGVLSIELTLSTPGVWEELPLLRERFGDSLEIGVGTVTKAAEAEAALDLGAAYIVTPVTDPGVIEACVRRGVPVYPGGLTPTELHTGWKLGATAVKIFPASTVGAGYVSQLRGPFPDIEVIPSGGVNIEDVPAWIRAGALAVSLGGPLLGDAFKGGDLQDLTTRARRVRELIDQTAAQLAATK, from the coding sequence ATGCTCCGCCTCGAAAACCCCGGCACGGCATCCCGGCCGGCACCCTCCGCACTCCTCCGCGAGACCCGGGCCGTGGCTGTCCTCCGGGCCAGGCACGCCTCGGACTACGCGCCGGTCATCGAGGCGCTGCAGCGCGGCGGCGTGCTCAGCATCGAACTCACCCTCAGCACGCCCGGCGTCTGGGAGGAGCTTCCCCTCCTCCGCGAGCGGTTCGGTGACTCCCTCGAGATCGGCGTCGGAACGGTCACCAAAGCAGCGGAAGCCGAGGCGGCCCTCGACCTGGGCGCCGCCTACATCGTCACTCCCGTCACCGATCCGGGCGTCATAGAAGCGTGCGTCCGCCGCGGCGTGCCGGTCTACCCTGGCGGCCTGACCCCCACGGAACTGCACACCGGCTGGAAACTGGGCGCCACCGCCGTCAAGATCTTCCCCGCCTCCACCGTCGGCGCCGGCTACGTTTCACAGCTGCGCGGCCCGTTCCCGGACATCGAGGTGATTCCGTCCGGCGGCGTCAACATCGAGGACGTGCCGGCCTGGATCAGGGCCGGCGCGCTGGCCGTCAGCCTCGGCGGGCCGCTCCTGGGCGACGCCTTCAAGGGCGGCGACCTGCAGGACCTCACCACCAGGGCACGGCGCGTGCGCGAGCTGATCGACCAGACCGCCGCGCAGCTGGCGGCTACCAAGTGA
- a CDS encoding sugar kinase produces MRPAPYVLTFGETMALMRADQVGPLAHASTMSLGIGGSESNVAIGLQRLGVQAVWCGRIGADSLGQLVEREIRAEGVDVRIAVDPSAPTGLMIKERRTPDAQRVSYYRAGSAGSRIAAADIDDELISGAGLLHVSGITPALSAQAAATVRHAIGVARSAGVPVSFDLNFRGNLWSAEGAGSVYRDIIPLADIVFAGEDEAAIAVGPGEPEELARRIAGLGPGQAVIKLGADGALALVDGTVFRQSAVPVSVVDTVGAGDAFVAGYLAELMEGRGPEERLRTAAATGAFACLVPGDWEGFPRRHELALLEAKEPVSR; encoded by the coding sequence GTGAGACCGGCACCCTACGTCCTCACGTTCGGCGAGACCATGGCCCTGATGCGCGCCGACCAGGTCGGGCCGCTCGCGCACGCCTCCACCATGAGCCTGGGCATCGGCGGATCCGAGTCCAACGTTGCCATCGGCCTCCAGCGGCTCGGCGTGCAGGCTGTGTGGTGCGGCCGGATCGGAGCGGATTCCCTCGGCCAGCTCGTTGAACGCGAAATCCGTGCCGAAGGCGTTGACGTCCGCATCGCCGTCGACCCTTCCGCCCCCACCGGCCTGATGATCAAGGAACGCCGCACACCCGACGCCCAGCGCGTCAGCTACTACCGCGCCGGAAGCGCCGGCTCCCGGATCGCGGCGGCTGACATTGACGACGAGCTCATCTCCGGAGCCGGGCTGCTGCACGTCAGCGGCATCACGCCCGCCCTGTCCGCCCAGGCAGCGGCTACGGTTCGGCATGCCATCGGCGTGGCCAGGAGTGCGGGTGTTCCCGTGTCGTTCGACCTGAACTTCCGCGGCAACCTCTGGTCCGCCGAGGGCGCCGGTAGCGTCTACCGCGACATCATCCCGCTGGCGGACATCGTGTTCGCCGGCGAGGACGAGGCAGCGATCGCCGTCGGTCCAGGTGAACCCGAGGAGCTGGCCCGGAGAATCGCCGGCCTGGGGCCGGGCCAGGCCGTGATCAAGCTTGGCGCCGACGGTGCCCTCGCGCTGGTTGACGGCACGGTGTTCCGGCAGTCCGCTGTTCCCGTTTCTGTGGTGGACACTGTCGGGGCCGGCGACGCCTTCGTGGCCGGTTACCTGGCCGAACTCATGGAGGGCCGCGGGCCCGAGGAGCGCCTCCGCACCGCCGCTGCCACCGGCGCCTTCGCCTGCTTGGTCCCCGGCGATTGGGAAGGCTTCCCCCGCCGGCACGAACTCGCGCTGCTGGAAGCAAAGGAGCCGGTCTCCCGCTAG
- a CDS encoding putative bifunctional diguanylate cyclase/phosphodiesterase codes for MTGRATGRLDLESDLRLALDRNELSLNYQPIIDVSTEGAVGFEALLRWHHHEHGPIMPDAFIPIAEETGLILPIGTWVLREALRQVQQWRTQVPGAANFTAAVNISGRQLVAGDFPDVVEAAIRDTGIDPAAVHLEITETVLMDQPDLPKETLQRLARLGVGLSIDDFGTGYSSLSYLKWLSARTLKIDRTFVEELGTDPHGATIIELVLGMAESLRLDVVAEGVETAVQLGELRRLGVRLAQGYLWSKPLPAERIPAWLRSHPANVAAAISAAQISAGISEGESLPRVG; via the coding sequence ATGACCGGGCGCGCCACCGGGCGCCTCGACCTGGAATCCGATCTGCGGCTTGCACTCGACCGCAACGAGCTTTCCCTCAACTACCAGCCGATCATCGACGTTTCCACCGAGGGTGCCGTCGGCTTTGAGGCGCTGCTGCGCTGGCACCACCATGAGCACGGCCCGATCATGCCCGATGCCTTTATCCCGATTGCCGAGGAGACGGGCCTGATCCTGCCAATCGGCACCTGGGTGCTCCGCGAGGCGCTGCGCCAGGTGCAGCAGTGGCGCACGCAGGTCCCGGGGGCGGCGAACTTCACGGCGGCAGTGAACATCTCCGGCCGCCAGCTCGTGGCCGGCGATTTTCCCGACGTCGTCGAAGCGGCCATCCGCGATACCGGCATCGACCCCGCCGCCGTCCACCTGGAAATCACCGAAACCGTGCTCATGGACCAGCCGGACCTGCCCAAGGAAACGCTGCAGCGGCTGGCCCGCCTGGGGGTAGGCCTGTCCATCGACGACTTCGGCACCGGCTACTCGTCGCTGAGCTACCTCAAGTGGCTCTCGGCCCGGACCCTCAAGATCGACCGCACCTTCGTCGAGGAACTGGGCACCGACCCGCACGGGGCCACCATCATCGAACTGGTCCTTGGCATGGCCGAGAGTCTGCGGCTTGACGTCGTGGCCGAAGGCGTGGAAACCGCCGTCCAGCTGGGCGAACTCCGCCGGCTGGGTGTGCGCCTCGCCCAAGGGTACCTGTGGAGCAAGCCGCTGCCGGCTGAACGGATCCCCGCCTGGCTGCGGTCCCACCCAGCCAACGTTGCCGCCGCGATTTCCGCCGCCCAGATTTCCGCGGGAATATCCGAGGGGGAGTCGCTGCCCCGCGTCGGCTGA
- a CDS encoding GOLPH3/VPS74 family protein encodes MSTEIPGAGELNLPQAFLVLATNDKDGEPEVPQSVLKAALAGAILAELDLLGAIQLQGKYVRATGAPLQSDFRHQWELIHDKSRPHSPRRWVAMLESRTELHRVYEGMAALGVVTHVGEKHLGVFRTTRYPEKDHAPEAALLARIESILSGSPSDARTAALIGLLHAAGLMDKLFPGAGPARIRELAGDHWPSRAVRDELRMIRLAEAEAAT; translated from the coding sequence ATGAGCACCGAAATACCGGGCGCCGGGGAGCTGAACCTCCCGCAGGCGTTCCTCGTTCTGGCAACGAATGACAAGGACGGCGAACCGGAAGTGCCGCAGAGCGTCCTCAAAGCCGCCCTGGCCGGGGCAATCCTGGCCGAGCTGGACCTGCTGGGCGCAATCCAGCTGCAGGGGAAATACGTCAGGGCCACCGGAGCCCCTCTGCAGTCTGACTTCCGGCACCAGTGGGAGCTGATCCACGACAAGTCCCGGCCGCACAGCCCGCGGCGGTGGGTTGCCATGCTGGAAAGCCGAACCGAACTGCATCGCGTCTATGAGGGGATGGCGGCTCTCGGCGTCGTGACCCATGTGGGCGAAAAGCATCTTGGCGTCTTCAGGACCACGCGCTACCCGGAGAAGGACCACGCTCCGGAGGCGGCACTACTGGCGAGGATTGAAAGCATACTCAGCGGATCGCCGTCGGACGCCAGGACCGCCGCCCTGATTGGCCTGCTGCACGCGGCGGGGCTGATGGACAAGCTTTTCCCGGGGGCCGGTCCCGCCCGGATCAGGGAATTGGCCGGTGACCATTGGCCTTCCCGTGCGGTGCGGGATGAGCTTCGCATGATCCGGCTCGCGGAGGCGGAAGCCGCCACGTAG
- a CDS encoding MFS transporter, whose product MTTAAHLPPGEVDQSKVRKAAVAGLIGTTLELYDFVIYGTASALVFSKLFFPNVSPAAALIASFTTFAVGFLFRPLGGIFFSHFGDRLGRKWILVVTLLLMGGATLAIGLLPTFDQIGLLAPVLLCVCRAAQGFGAGAEQSGGATLLTESAAPGTRGKLASLIMVGAAAGTALGALVWIAAQSLAPNDMLTWGWRLVFLSSIFVTIAALIIRRKLDESPVFEEIKQARTEPPAPLKEVAKFGKANVLRVILMNFGVSTQSYTIQVFMASYLITVVGTDPKFIPPVLLIGALCGGVAAVSFGILSDKIGRRRVVSLITGALILFPAPAFMLLTTGSPVAIVLVIIVGFMLACQGVVGVHMSYFPEIFGSRYRYAGVTLGREFSSIIGGGIAPMVCAGLLGLFSNSWIPVAIYMSLTMLVSFIATRLSPETVNRDLTDPEDARPAGVVATPTVAAELAAARPVK is encoded by the coding sequence ATGACCACAGCAGCGCACCTCCCCCCGGGGGAAGTCGATCAGAGCAAAGTCCGGAAGGCCGCCGTCGCCGGCCTCATCGGCACCACCCTCGAACTGTATGACTTCGTCATCTACGGCACCGCCTCCGCGCTTGTCTTCAGCAAACTGTTCTTCCCCAACGTCTCCCCCGCAGCTGCGCTGATCGCCAGCTTCACCACCTTCGCGGTCGGCTTCCTGTTCCGCCCGCTCGGCGGGATCTTCTTCTCCCACTTCGGCGACCGCCTCGGCCGGAAGTGGATCCTCGTGGTCACGCTGCTCCTGATGGGCGGCGCCACGCTGGCCATCGGCCTGCTGCCCACCTTCGACCAGATCGGCCTGCTCGCCCCGGTCCTGCTCTGCGTGTGCCGCGCAGCCCAGGGCTTCGGCGCCGGCGCTGAACAGTCCGGCGGCGCCACGCTGCTCACCGAATCGGCCGCTCCCGGCACCCGCGGCAAGCTGGCCTCGCTGATCATGGTCGGCGCGGCGGCCGGCACCGCCCTCGGGGCACTGGTGTGGATCGCCGCCCAGTCCCTGGCACCGAACGACATGCTGACCTGGGGCTGGCGGCTCGTCTTCCTCTCCAGCATCTTCGTCACCATCGCCGCCCTGATCATCCGGCGCAAGCTCGATGAATCGCCCGTTTTTGAAGAGATCAAGCAGGCCCGCACCGAGCCGCCCGCACCGCTCAAGGAAGTCGCCAAATTTGGCAAGGCCAACGTCCTCCGCGTCATTCTGATGAACTTCGGCGTCAGCACGCAGTCCTACACCATCCAGGTCTTCATGGCCTCGTACCTGATCACCGTCGTCGGAACGGACCCCAAGTTCATCCCGCCGGTGCTCCTCATCGGTGCACTCTGCGGCGGTGTCGCCGCCGTGTCCTTCGGAATCCTCTCCGACAAGATCGGCCGCCGGCGCGTCGTCTCCCTCATCACCGGGGCACTGATCCTCTTCCCGGCACCGGCCTTCATGCTCCTGACCACCGGCTCCCCCGTGGCCATCGTGCTGGTGATCATCGTGGGCTTCATGCTGGCCTGCCAGGGTGTGGTGGGTGTGCATATGAGCTACTTCCCCGAGATCTTCGGCAGCCGCTACCGCTACGCCGGCGTCACCCTGGGCCGCGAGTTCTCCTCCATCATCGGCGGCGGCATCGCACCGATGGTCTGCGCCGGACTGCTGGGCCTCTTCAGCAACTCCTGGATCCCTGTGGCCATCTACATGTCGCTGACCATGCTCGTCAGCTTCATCGCCACGCGGCTCTCACCGGAGACCGTCAACCGCGACCTGACCGACCCCGAGGACGCCCGCCCTGCCGGCGTGGTCGCCACCCCTACGGTGGCGGCTGAGCTCGCCGCCGCCCGCCCCGTCAAGTAA